The following coding sequences lie in one Coraliomargarita parva genomic window:
- a CDS encoding Ig-like domain-containing protein: MTNILSDGKHFGLIAITSLLLGTSGTALAVAPDAVNDDLSSDPVTAGVNKEYDESDLTANDLGDGKTISLVNPASTKGILISWSNPQNTITYNASLSSTFDYLDSGDSTTDTFGYTLSGTDGDPDSATVTLQINGVNDSPTLSDLGATQNVNDNATVTPFTGVTITDPDDGETLTVTVTISTASEGSFTTLGGFVDQGNGSYEFSGTASAAQTALRGLVFDPTENTITPGDSDNATLTVKVDDGDDSVSDSVAIKVTSINDTPAITLPGSNPTTDDDETTKIFSGVSLTDPDYQEQLDIVITYDESKGDFTAASLSSTGFSDAGSGKITKTASGSQTVATAQTALRNLEYEPIPNLEPVGDTYNLTFNIDVEDKKNASDNEDLTVVVTSVNDAPELDNAGVSSFSLSGGESSFIYDQVTVTDADVQAAGSGDGDGDDFTATIVLSGGDTPGVISSNEFILSQTEDDTYTFTGILSEVQQAIQAVTYLAPSSNGTYSAVLTVEDSNNGTSNPGITITLTVTTPTPGMTGLVAGQQVADNGVILPFATAIFNSFGSINRLVEIRLDNDAKGTFDILAGFTKETDTGAGDYVYTFEGTSSTATTALQTLRFKPTANRIVGSSENVIFTIKVLLLDGSAELSSDSLTLTVVPVNNAPTISSDSPEIRIDDDETATPFATVSVADVDEGGDEELTVTISLIGEDPDTGLPLAGGGVLSSDDEDFVRIGSTDVYEITGTADEVNAILQTLVFTPTANRNEEGQRETVTFTLEVEDGNGGYAQNSNTTVIVLSVNGAPSIIGVPSAGQQPYPIAGSVNASGDVEAFPFANLEVVDDDDSLDFVITLDNPAKGTLSTDDFTTSDGGTTYTMSGTDAEVTAALNALKYTLDPDYPFSLSAPGQTQFTLQATDTSPAENSTTKVFEIVIREQSIAHIVTSAADNTPGADPIAGSLREAIELAGNNDFIVFDFKVDDYPVTIRLNSTLVVNKNITIVGPGVDLLTISGDTAADGVGELDADGIGEVALFYVEPEAQFAIEQVTLADGYAPSYGGAISADEDSRLEVRYCHFLNNTADQYGGAIDMFLGELIVEGCLFEGNQVASATAVAGGAISVYTTYDSSIINCTFSENLQAGTGAFGGAAIYAENADLSDFFFLQVEHCTFYNNEDTMLSGSAILAASTGMVVVVRNNIFADEQGLVLDVLGGGAFESLGGNIATDATLTTYTQGGVAQNITLLGQPTDQVSTDPLLLPLADNGGATFTHALDAASPAIDNARPVTPVEEQIAIDQRGVWRDNDPDIGAFEADNFKRVNINEIFVQGAEDEDFIEFYNPRESASLDMDGLELWVDGALAQTFGTQVLAPGAGFAWTSTVDLNAERGTLELRNTDGQSVLWVDYVAGFAESGTELDITDQSITRYPRYEGAFLPHKRVVERVTGITTGDDTSPGDDVDGSELGGGNAPPIAVSDETEGFSVLANEIFEPGVMLNDIEFDRTDTIKVTEIMDLDAGEVISQELFAIDGSGVITLEDLPVSPDTTVDPTGVVVSILPDGAGISYDPTASDTMIGLSEGETITDIWAYTILDYDDTDTAQSRGADDTTKEDNIIKATTFFTVTVTGVNEAPDAMDDSFSTAENQAVRILADATLLSPAVFSFGDQDADFGDFDASGNPVVLKPAAPTLALLDNDDDVDSDDTNATILLSAVHTTEVPTDLLVTTSALGASVVLDLRANRAETNILYDPRGSAILNSLSQGETTEDSFYYSVVDQHGARSIAKVTVTVTGVNDVPTATDDDGYEVTEDLLLEIEGAELLANDTDPDTNGVNEEDMPVILQPIPASSTLGATLSFDGTTLSYDPRSIENFQSLARNESIIDTFTYTTDDENGGTDEATVTVLVYGLNDAPVAANDLLEILENDTTVVLAADGLLANDTEVDINGTPPDDDPWVIPQRDLVTPMGAELNINTDGSYRYDANSAAIDSLIEGELAVETFPYVVIDNSRTVASDDSFRVWAHSESVLLPVLANDAALGTGPVEIVAYQEDEADPDVLIIESDNHALRSGLLVLVSGYEGTGDYNGVYPVSVIDRDHFSIPVAYSDDPEGTRGTWQPWFNITAATDPDQGGVLVSPDGQYFLYTPTEGFYGTESFSYTIEDGVGGQDVATVNVKVVMAQLNELVSASDDQFRIGMDTTAIEVDVLANDNILPATGSALSILEVSPIDTAAGLLEIINEGTALVYTPPAADFTGEESFSYVVSGGGANTAEAVVTFIVEDRTGQLSGNDDSFFVITGSSANLLDVLANDPDLPAYPVSSSLSALSATSSGGIVAIEGDSVAYTPPASPFLGTDSFTYTAKDASGATTTQTVQVTVVADVANFHASADHYRVVAGSGQQVLPVLLNDGTVQNPTATLSIVNLGLDTDAPPNVSRVAIGAGQNTILYTPPSSPTVEEFNYEISIGTIDRREATITVTVVDSFDMVPAPVDDNYHVAKDSPAVELDVLLNDLPYPDAGWSWTIASATVPDQGGTVEVVDGTSLSYTPLEGFFGTETFEYTIEDSFGDSATATVTVYVGSMLTKPDAFTVLEDSTGNSLNVLLNDDLLEQDAEDYTILSVSTPDQGGSASVDGSGPYNSLLYAPAPGFVGEEVFTYTIVDQTGGTLEETVTVLVVATEADRDTADLRVEITGVNDIPVISGTSDKATTDKLPVSPFAGVTVTDLDAWGAQIQTVTVSYDATYGSLTAPGMSMTGVGQYQIVDTPAAVSAALQAIVFTPYENFIDYIDPGQEDVDFTLSVDDGYVASPIVDVTTVTVTPINDAPTLTGSIADLLLQVNSFDRGFQLAPLFADVDDDIAAGELVWTVVGNTDPSLFDSVQIDSDKQMLILSFAANQFGVSEITIRGTDRGGLYVETSFTVTVEGPPVIVLEDGEVGDPTATLLNPNSTLFYNYRMSFRVENQGTLPAEAFIVRMTDPPGSTPSWELTFAEYSTNENGTPGNFQDDTRSSNNVTVKQLGTESYRIRFNLPLASGESEVVHLTYRLTVRNDSFAPDVAIELTTAAGTSGIMEIEPVGDGSGNIMITFSVEAGRSYRLEYSNDMVTWLPWAESIPVSSFDRTYTVIDDGSSTDSPPSEVDNRFYRLVDITP, encoded by the coding sequence ATGACGAACATTTTATCCGACGGAAAGCACTTTGGATTGATCGCCATCACCAGCCTCTTGCTGGGAACATCCGGTACCGCGCTCGCGGTCGCCCCGGACGCGGTGAATGACGACCTCTCCTCCGATCCAGTCACCGCAGGGGTGAACAAGGAATATGATGAGTCCGACCTTACCGCGAACGACTTAGGCGACGGGAAGACGATTTCCCTCGTCAATCCGGCCAGTACGAAGGGGATCCTGATCTCGTGGAGCAACCCCCAGAACACGATTACCTACAACGCAAGCCTGAGCTCGACCTTTGACTATCTGGACTCAGGTGACAGCACCACCGACACTTTCGGCTATACCTTGTCCGGTACCGACGGGGATCCGGACTCCGCCACGGTCACTCTTCAGATCAACGGGGTGAATGACAGCCCGACACTCAGCGACTTAGGGGCGACCCAGAACGTGAACGACAATGCCACCGTGACACCCTTTACCGGTGTGACCATCACCGATCCGGATGACGGGGAAACGCTCACGGTGACCGTCACGATCAGCACGGCCAGCGAGGGGAGCTTCACCACCTTGGGAGGCTTCGTGGACCAAGGGAACGGGAGCTATGAGTTTTCCGGAACGGCCAGTGCCGCCCAAACCGCCTTGCGCGGACTCGTCTTCGACCCGACCGAAAATACGATCACACCGGGGGACTCCGACAATGCGACACTGACGGTCAAGGTTGATGACGGCGATGATTCCGTCTCCGATTCGGTCGCGATCAAGGTCACCTCGATCAATGACACGCCGGCGATCACCTTGCCGGGTTCCAACCCGACCACGGACGACGACGAAACGACGAAAATCTTCAGTGGTGTCTCGCTCACAGACCCTGACTATCAGGAGCAACTGGATATCGTGATTACCTATGACGAAAGCAAGGGGGACTTCACGGCTGCCAGTTTGAGCAGTACCGGATTTTCGGATGCCGGTAGCGGTAAGATTACGAAGACGGCCTCAGGCAGCCAAACGGTTGCCACCGCACAGACCGCACTCCGCAATCTCGAGTATGAGCCGATCCCGAATCTGGAACCCGTGGGCGATACCTACAACCTGACCTTCAATATTGACGTCGAGGACAAGAAGAACGCATCGGACAATGAAGACCTCACTGTCGTGGTGACCTCCGTCAACGACGCGCCAGAGTTGGACAACGCGGGCGTCTCCAGTTTCAGCCTCTCGGGCGGAGAGTCCTCCTTCATTTATGACCAGGTGACCGTGACGGACGCCGATGTCCAGGCCGCCGGTTCAGGTGACGGCGACGGCGACGACTTTACCGCGACCATTGTCCTGAGTGGCGGCGATACGCCCGGCGTGATCAGCTCCAACGAGTTTATCCTCTCTCAAACCGAGGACGACACCTATACCTTTACCGGGATCCTCAGCGAGGTTCAACAGGCCATCCAGGCGGTGACCTATCTGGCCCCAAGCAGCAACGGTACCTATTCTGCGGTTCTGACGGTAGAGGACAGCAACAACGGAACGTCCAACCCCGGAATCACGATCACACTCACGGTAACGACACCGACCCCAGGCATGACCGGTCTGGTCGCCGGGCAGCAAGTGGCCGACAACGGCGTGATCCTGCCCTTCGCCACGGCCATCTTTAACAGTTTCGGCAGCATCAACCGTCTCGTTGAAATCCGTTTGGACAACGATGCGAAGGGCACCTTCGACATCCTGGCCGGATTTACGAAGGAAACCGACACCGGGGCGGGGGATTACGTGTATACTTTCGAAGGCACTTCGTCGACCGCGACAACCGCACTTCAAACCCTGCGCTTCAAGCCGACGGCGAACCGCATTGTCGGCAGTTCGGAAAATGTCATTTTCACAATCAAGGTACTACTATTGGACGGTTCGGCAGAGCTCAGCTCCGACAGTCTGACCCTCACGGTGGTTCCCGTTAACAATGCACCGACGATCAGTAGCGACAGCCCGGAGATCCGGATTGATGACGACGAAACCGCAACCCCATTCGCAACGGTCAGTGTGGCGGATGTGGACGAAGGTGGTGATGAGGAACTGACGGTGACGATCAGCCTGATCGGCGAGGATCCGGACACCGGCCTGCCACTCGCAGGTGGTGGTGTCCTCTCAAGCGATGATGAAGACTTCGTGCGCATCGGAAGCACCGATGTTTATGAGATCACCGGAACCGCGGACGAGGTGAATGCGATCCTGCAAACACTGGTCTTCACGCCGACCGCGAACCGGAACGAGGAAGGTCAGCGCGAAACCGTGACCTTTACGCTCGAAGTCGAGGATGGAAACGGCGGTTACGCCCAGAACAGCAACACGACGGTGATTGTACTTTCGGTCAATGGCGCCCCCAGCATCATCGGGGTCCCTTCGGCCGGGCAGCAGCCGTACCCGATCGCCGGATCCGTTAACGCATCCGGCGACGTGGAAGCGTTCCCCTTCGCAAACCTGGAAGTGGTGGACGACGATGATAGCCTGGACTTTGTCATTACCCTGGATAATCCGGCCAAGGGGACGCTGAGCACTGACGATTTCACCACCAGTGACGGAGGCACGACCTACACCATGAGTGGTACCGACGCGGAGGTGACTGCCGCACTCAATGCACTCAAGTATACCCTGGATCCGGATTACCCCTTCAGTCTCTCCGCACCGGGACAGACCCAATTCACGCTCCAGGCAACGGACACCTCGCCGGCGGAGAACTCCACGACCAAGGTGTTCGAGATCGTGATTCGCGAGCAGAGCATCGCGCACATCGTGACCTCCGCGGCGGACAACACGCCCGGCGCGGACCCCATCGCGGGCTCCCTGCGTGAGGCCATCGAACTCGCCGGCAACAACGACTTCATCGTCTTCGATTTCAAGGTGGATGACTATCCGGTGACGATCCGCCTGAATAGCACGCTCGTGGTCAACAAGAACATCACCATCGTCGGCCCCGGTGTCGACCTGCTAACGATCAGCGGTGATACCGCAGCTGACGGAGTGGGCGAGTTGGATGCGGACGGCATCGGTGAGGTTGCGCTCTTCTATGTGGAACCGGAGGCCCAGTTCGCGATCGAGCAGGTGACCCTGGCCGACGGCTATGCGCCTTCCTACGGCGGCGCGATTTCCGCCGACGAAGATTCGCGCCTGGAGGTTCGCTACTGCCACTTCCTGAATAATACGGCCGACCAGTACGGCGGCGCGATCGACATGTTCCTCGGCGAACTAATCGTGGAAGGCTGCTTGTTTGAAGGCAACCAGGTGGCCAGTGCGACGGCCGTGGCCGGTGGTGCGATCTCGGTGTACACGACCTATGATTCCAGCATCATCAACTGCACCTTCAGCGAGAACCTTCAGGCCGGTACCGGCGCCTTCGGCGGAGCCGCGATCTACGCGGAAAATGCGGACCTCTCCGACTTTTTCTTCCTCCAGGTCGAGCACTGTACCTTCTACAATAACGAAGATACCATGCTTAGCGGCAGCGCGATTCTCGCGGCGTCCACCGGTATGGTCGTTGTCGTCCGGAACAATATCTTCGCAGACGAGCAAGGTCTCGTGCTCGATGTCCTCGGTGGTGGTGCGTTTGAGTCGCTTGGCGGCAACATCGCGACGGATGCGACCCTGACGACTTACACACAAGGTGGTGTCGCCCAGAACATCACGCTGCTCGGACAACCGACCGACCAAGTCTCCACGGACCCCTTGCTCCTGCCGCTCGCCGACAATGGAGGGGCAACCTTTACGCACGCACTGGATGCCGCCAGTCCGGCAATTGACAATGCACGCCCCGTGACTCCGGTCGAAGAGCAAATTGCGATCGACCAGCGCGGCGTTTGGCGCGACAATGATCCGGACATCGGTGCCTTCGAGGCGGACAACTTCAAGCGGGTCAATATCAACGAGATCTTCGTGCAAGGCGCCGAGGATGAGGACTTTATCGAGTTCTACAATCCGCGTGAATCCGCCAGCCTGGACATGGACGGCTTGGAGCTCTGGGTGGACGGTGCACTGGCCCAAACCTTCGGCACCCAGGTCTTGGCGCCGGGAGCCGGGTTTGCCTGGACCTCGACAGTCGATCTGAATGCAGAGCGCGGCACGTTGGAACTGCGCAACACGGACGGGCAGTCCGTCCTCTGGGTTGATTATGTGGCAGGCTTTGCCGAATCCGGCACGGAACTGGACATCACCGATCAATCCATTACACGCTACCCGCGCTATGAAGGGGCCTTCCTTCCGCACAAGCGTGTGGTGGAGCGCGTCACGGGAATCACAACAGGGGACGATACCTCTCCCGGCGACGACGTGGACGGTTCCGAATTGGGTGGGGGCAATGCACCTCCGATCGCAGTCAGTGACGAAACCGAGGGCTTCAGTGTCTTGGCCAATGAAATATTCGAGCCTGGTGTTATGCTCAATGACATCGAGTTCGACCGTACGGACACGATCAAGGTAACGGAAATCATGGACTTGGATGCCGGTGAAGTCATCAGCCAGGAGCTGTTTGCGATCGACGGTTCCGGCGTCATCACCCTCGAAGATTTGCCCGTATCTCCGGACACTACTGTGGATCCCACAGGTGTCGTGGTCAGCATCCTCCCGGATGGCGCAGGAATTAGCTATGACCCGACCGCATCCGACACCATGATCGGCTTGTCCGAAGGTGAAACAATCACCGATATCTGGGCCTACACGATTCTCGACTACGATGACACCGACACCGCCCAGTCACGCGGTGCCGACGACACCACCAAGGAAGACAATATCATCAAGGCCACGACTTTCTTCACCGTCACGGTGACCGGTGTGAATGAAGCACCTGACGCGATGGACGACAGCTTCAGTACCGCGGAAAACCAGGCGGTGCGCATTCTGGCCGACGCGACATTGCTTTCACCGGCGGTCTTCAGCTTTGGCGACCAGGATGCCGACTTCGGCGACTTTGATGCCTCCGGTAACCCGGTCGTACTCAAGCCGGCAGCTCCGACACTCGCCTTACTGGACAACGACGACGATGTGGACAGTGACGATACCAACGCCACGATCCTGCTGTCCGCCGTACACACGACGGAGGTTCCGACCGACTTGCTGGTGACGACCAGTGCGCTGGGCGCTTCGGTGGTCCTTGATCTCCGTGCCAACCGGGCGGAGACGAATATCCTCTACGATCCGCGGGGTTCGGCCATCCTGAATTCACTGAGCCAAGGCGAGACCACCGAGGACAGTTTCTACTATTCGGTGGTCGACCAACACGGGGCCCGCAGCATCGCCAAGGTGACCGTAACCGTGACCGGTGTGAATGACGTGCCAACCGCAACCGATGACGACGGGTACGAGGTCACCGAAGACCTCCTGCTTGAGATTGAAGGTGCGGAACTGCTGGCCAATGATACCGACCCGGACACGAACGGTGTCAATGAAGAGGACATGCCGGTAATCCTGCAGCCCATTCCGGCCAGCAGCACGCTGGGCGCGACACTCAGCTTTGACGGCACGACCCTGAGCTATGATCCGCGATCCATCGAAAACTTCCAAAGCCTGGCACGCAACGAGTCGATCATCGACACCTTTACCTATACGACGGATGACGAAAACGGTGGCACGGACGAAGCCACGGTGACCGTCCTCGTGTATGGGTTGAACGATGCCCCGGTGGCAGCGAATGACCTGCTCGAAATCCTCGAGAATGACACGACCGTGGTACTCGCTGCGGATGGCCTGCTGGCCAATGACACGGAAGTCGATATCAACGGCACACCTCCGGATGATGATCCCTGGGTTATTCCGCAACGTGACCTGGTTACGCCGATGGGAGCCGAGTTGAATATCAACACGGACGGCAGTTATCGCTATGACGCAAATTCGGCTGCAATTGATAGCCTGATCGAAGGAGAACTGGCTGTCGAAACATTCCCGTATGTCGTCATCGACAATAGCCGCACGGTGGCCAGCGACGACAGCTTCCGTGTCTGGGCGCACAGTGAGTCCGTCCTGTTGCCGGTACTGGCGAACGACGCCGCACTCGGCACCGGCCCCGTCGAGATTGTCGCTTACCAGGAGGATGAAGCGGATCCGGACGTCCTTATCATTGAATCGGACAACCATGCCTTGCGGAGCGGACTGCTCGTTCTTGTCTCCGGCTACGAGGGAACAGGCGATTACAACGGGGTCTATCCGGTCAGTGTGATCGACCGCGACCACTTTAGTATCCCCGTCGCCTACAGCGACGATCCCGAAGGCACCCGCGGCACTTGGCAGCCGTGGTTCAATATCACTGCAGCCACCGATCCGGATCAGGGTGGGGTGCTCGTGAGCCCGGACGGACAATACTTCCTCTACACGCCCACTGAAGGATTCTATGGCACGGAAAGCTTCAGCTATACGATCGAAGATGGAGTCGGAGGACAGGATGTCGCCACTGTGAATGTCAAGGTGGTGATGGCGCAGCTGAACGAACTGGTAAGCGCCTCTGACGACCAATTCCGTATCGGCATGGATACGACGGCCATCGAGGTCGACGTCCTGGCGAACGACAACATCCTTCCGGCAACAGGAAGCGCTCTCAGCATTCTCGAGGTCAGCCCGATCGACACTGCGGCCGGCCTGCTGGAAATCATCAATGAGGGTACCGCCCTGGTTTACACACCGCCGGCAGCCGACTTTACCGGCGAAGAAAGCTTCAGTTACGTCGTGAGCGGCGGTGGTGCAAATACCGCCGAGGCCGTGGTCACCTTCATCGTGGAAGACCGGACCGGCCAGCTGAGCGGCAATGACGACAGCTTCTTTGTAATTACAGGTTCCTCTGCCAACCTCTTGGATGTGCTGGCAAACGACCCCGATCTGCCCGCGTATCCGGTCAGTTCAAGCCTCAGCGCCTTGAGCGCGACCAGCTCGGGCGGGATTGTGGCAATCGAAGGGGATAGCGTGGCCTACACGCCACCGGCGAGCCCCTTCCTTGGAACCGACAGCTTTACCTACACGGCCAAGGATGCAAGCGGTGCGACCACAACCCAGACCGTACAAGTGACCGTGGTCGCAGATGTGGCCAACTTCCATGCTAGTGCGGACCATTACCGTGTGGTCGCCGGTTCGGGGCAGCAGGTGCTGCCGGTCCTGCTGAACGACGGCACGGTACAGAATCCGACTGCGACCTTGAGCATCGTCAATCTCGGTCTGGACACGGATGCGCCTCCGAATGTGAGCCGGGTCGCAATCGGTGCCGGCCAGAACACGATCCTCTACACGCCGCCGTCCAGCCCGACGGTCGAGGAGTTCAATTATGAGATCAGCATCGGCACGATTGACCGTCGTGAAGCGACGATCACGGTGACCGTGGTGGACAGCTTTGACATGGTGCCCGCGCCCGTCGACGATAACTACCACGTGGCCAAGGATAGTCCCGCCGTCGAACTCGACGTCCTTCTGAACGACCTGCCGTATCCGGATGCAGGATGGTCCTGGACGATTGCATCCGCGACGGTACCGGACCAGGGCGGCACCGTGGAAGTCGTGGACGGCACTTCGCTTAGCTACACGCCACTGGAAGGATTCTTCGGCACGGAAACATTCGAGTATACGATTGAGGATAGCTTTGGTGACAGTGCCACCGCGACGGTGACTGTCTACGTGGGCTCCATGCTGACCAAGCCGGATGCGTTCACCGTTCTTGAAGACAGCACGGGCAATTCGCTGAATGTGCTGCTCAACGACGACCTGCTCGAGCAGGATGCCGAGGACTACACCATTCTGTCGGTTTCGACACCGGACCAGGGCGGTTCTGCCTCGGTCGACGGTTCGGGACCATATAACTCCCTGCTGTATGCACCTGCACCCGGATTCGTCGGCGAGGAAGTCTTCACCTATACGATCGTCGACCAAACCGGTGGCACTCTCGAGGAGACGGTGACCGTACTCGTCGTGGCGACTGAAGCCGATCGTGACACGGCGGACCTCCGTGTGGAGATTACCGGTGTGAATGACATACCGGTGATTAGCGGAACTTCGGATAAGGCGACGACGGACAAGCTGCCGGTCAGCCCGTTTGCCGGCGTTACGGTGACGGATCTCGACGCATGGGGTGCTCAAATACAAACCGTCACGGTCAGCTATGATGCGACTTACGGCAGCCTGACCGCTCCTGGCATGAGTATGACCGGGGTTGGCCAATACCAAATCGTCGATACACCGGCTGCGGTCTCAGCCGCCTTACAAGCCATCGTATTTACGCCTTACGAGAACTTCATCGACTACATCGATCCGGGACAGGAGGACGTTGACTTCACCCTGAGTGTCGATGACGGATATGTCGCATCTCCGATTGTCGACGTGACTACGGTCACGGTCACTCCGATCAATGACGCGCCGACACTGACCGGGTCGATCGCCGACCTGCTCCTGCAGGTCAACTCCTTCGACCGGGGCTTCCAGTTGGCGCCGCTCTTTGCGGACGTGGATGACGACATCGCGGCCGGTGAGCTGGTCTGGACGGTTGTCGGGAACACTGATCCCTCGCTCTTCGACAGCGTTCAAATCGACAGCGACAAACAGATGCTTATCCTGAGCTTTGCCGCCAATCAGTTCGGTGTCTCTGAAATCACCATACGCGGCACCGACCGCGGCGGCTTGTACGTCGAGACCTCCTTTACCGTCACGGTGGAAGGTCCGCCGGTTATCGTGCTTGAGGATGGGGAAGTGGGCGACCCGACGGCAACCCTGCTAAACCCCAATTCCACGCTCTTCTACAATTACCGGATGTCCTTCCGGGTTGAGAACCAGGGCACCTTGCCGGCTGAAGCCTTCATCGTACGCATGACGGATCCTCCGGGGAGCACACCGTCGTGGGAACTGACCTTTGCCGAGTACAGCACCAACGAGAACGGTACGCCCGGCAACTTCCAGGACGACACCCGTTCGAGCAACAACGTCACGGTCAAACAACTTGGGACCGAGTCCTACCGGATCCGCTTCAACCTGCCATTGGCTTCCGGTGAGTCCGAAGTGGTGCACTTGACGTACCGATTGACGGTACGTAATGACAGCTTTGCGCCGGATGTCGCGATCGAACTGACAACCGCCGCCGGCACATCCGGCATAATGGAAATCGAGCCGGTGGGGGATGGCAGCGGCAACATCATGATCACCTTCTCGGTTGAAGCCGGTCGCAGCTATCGACTGGAATACAGCAATGACATGGTCACTTGGCTGCCATGGGCGGAAAGTATCCCCGTGAGCAGCTTCGACAGGACCTATACCGTGATTGATGACGGATCGAGTACGGACTCGCCGCCATCAGAAGTGGATAACCGGTTCTATCGACTGGTTGACATCACCCCATAG
- a CDS encoding glycosyltransferase family 8 protein, giving the protein MPANTALVFSFNKDFGPALMNSLGSVFLTSALDTFNIHIFYDIRDEPEVWFDRILCLCDRFTFPRDRIRFHPVELGYFENRLPQLSISSLSYARFYIPELLSEDTVIYLDADTLVLKDLCELARLCPNDAPLAAVLDSFNPTHEYDGYTYKGQPASTTENYFNSGVMVINRKRCAEINLFKAFERVLPDLVLGSFNDQTYLNVIFKGNWMRLPDEWNVQSPPRHPAARRCDFSKMALLHYVTKEKPWKCAHYDVPNLLWHTLALQLNVAEDIPGIKAVHGKLTTCRRHFRFMERIGLLRAFPRFARSLLKAKPNKKVYRRYMEDVRKNLPWMDQWLANCRLKPVREAWRLDR; this is encoded by the coding sequence ATGCCAGCTAATACCGCACTCGTCTTCAGCTTTAACAAAGACTTCGGGCCCGCCCTGATGAACAGTCTGGGCTCCGTCTTTCTGACCAGCGCGCTCGATACTTTCAATATTCATATCTTCTACGATATCCGGGACGAACCGGAAGTATGGTTCGATCGCATACTCTGCCTGTGCGATCGATTTACTTTCCCCAGGGACCGCATCCGCTTCCATCCGGTCGAACTTGGCTATTTTGAAAACCGACTCCCCCAATTGTCGATTTCGAGCCTGAGTTACGCCCGGTTTTACATTCCGGAACTACTGAGCGAAGATACCGTCATCTATCTGGATGCGGACACCCTGGTCCTGAAGGACCTGTGCGAACTCGCACGCCTCTGCCCGAATGACGCTCCTCTTGCGGCCGTTCTGGACTCATTTAACCCGACCCATGAATACGATGGCTATACCTACAAGGGGCAGCCTGCCTCCACCACGGAAAATTACTTCAATAGCGGAGTCATGGTGATCAACCGCAAGCGTTGCGCCGAGATCAATCTCTTCAAGGCATTCGAGCGGGTCCTCCCGGATCTGGTATTGGGCAGCTTCAACGACCAGACCTACCTCAATGTAATCTTCAAGGGAAACTGGATGCGGCTGCCTGACGAATGGAATGTCCAGTCGCCTCCCCGTCATCCCGCGGCACGTCGTTGCGACTTCAGCAAGATGGCCCTGCTCCATTATGTGACGAAAGAGAAACCGTGGAAGTGCGCCCACTACGACGTCCCCAACTTGCTGTGGCATACGCTGGCACTACAGTTGAATGTGGCCGAGGACATCCCCGGCATCAAGGCCGTGCACGGCAAGCTGACAACCTGCCGGAGGCATTTTCGATTCATGGAGCGGATCGGTCTGTTGCGCGCGTTTCCCCGCTTCGCTCGTTCCCTTCTGAAGGCGAAACCAAACAAGAAGGTCTATCGCCGGTATATGGAGGACGTCCGGAAAAACCTGCCTTGGATGGACCAGTGGCTGGCAAATTGCCGTCTAAAACCGGTGCGCGAGGCCTGGCGACTGGATCGCTAA